TCATGCTGGCCGACCCGGAAGCAACCAAAGGTCTTGCCGCCGACGATTGGGGGGCTCAGCCCGAAGAAGAGGAGGACATTGACCAGGAGGTTGAAGAAGCCTCCGAGACTTCGGTCGAGGTACCCGGTGTGCAGGAGCCAGTCTCTGAAACCCCGGCGGCCGAAACCGAAGAGGAAGACGAAGAAGAGGTCGAGGAGGATGTTGTTATCGATTACGACGACGCTGATCCTGCTCCGGCCGACGAGGCTCCGGCTTTTCCGGTCAACTGGTTCTAAATTGCCCCGCCGCTTCGGGGTGCTGTTCACTTTTGTTGAACGCACCCCAAGCGGGGGGTGCCTTATCTTTTCGGAGGGCACATGAAAGCAAAAAATCTGATGAAGACCTTTCCCTACGTCGCAAAGGCGCTGGGGGAAAAATCAGGGATAAAGGTTGCTGTTGGCCCCGGTCCAGCAGCAACTAATGGCATCGACCATATCAACATCCCCATCCTCCCCGAGGATGACGAAGGGGCGCTGATTCTCGGTCGGCGTTGGTTAGACCACGAAATCGGCCATATTCGCAACTCGGATATGGATGCGGTCAACGGCAAACTCAAGCCGGGCTCGTTCTCTTTCGCAGTCTGGAACTGCGTTGAGGACCCGCGCTCGGATGCGCTTATGGGCGCAACCTTCCCTGGGTCGAAAATCAACCTTCGCGAGGGGATTGAATATATGATTCAGAAGGGCATCGCCCGGCGACTTCCCGAAAGTGGAGAAATCCACACCGGGGAGTGTTTTTTGACCTGGATACTCAATCGACTCCAGGTCAACCGTCTCGGAAATGATTTCTGCCGACCGATTCTCGAGGAAGCGCAGGAGGCAATGGAAGAGATCTTCCAGCCCCACCTGATGGCAGAACTCGAAAAGATGGCCGATGAGGCCGAGACCATCGAGACCACCGAAGACGGGGTAGAGCTGACACTGAAGATCGTCAGCACACTGGAGAAGTGGCTTGACGACCCACCCGAGCCGCCGGAAAACCCCGACCCCTCCGATGAGGGTGAGGACGGCGATTCTGATGAAAACGATCAGGATCAATCCGGTGATTGCTCCGGCGACAACTCCGACGATGGAGACGATAGCCAGAGTCAAGGATCAGGGTCGGGTAATTCCGACCAAGAAGGCGGTGACGACTCCGACGATGGGGACGGCAGCGGTGGTCAGAACGGAGGTTTTGACCAGGATGTCGATGACCAGGACTCGGGTTCCGGGTCTGGCTCCGACCAGGACGACGATCCCAAGGATGGGGATAGCTCCAAGGATGGGGATAGCTCCAAGGATGGGGATAGCTCCAAGGATGGAGACAGCGACGATCAGGACGGAGACGATGACGGCCAGGACGATGCGTCCGACAAGGATCAGGGAGATGACGGCGATGCCAACAACTCCCAGTCTCAGTCAAACGGCAACGATAATGGCCGTGGCGCCGGCCACGGTGGCGGCAAAGAGTTGATTCAGGCTCTTCAGCAGATCCTCGAAACACCGGAGGAGATCTGCAACCGCTTCGACCAGGGCAAACAGCTTCAGCAGGAACTTGATGAATTGGCTGAAGATATCGACCCCTGGGACAATCGCCATGTCTGTATGCCGGAAGAGGACGATCCGTGGCAAGGCCCGGTGGATGTCTCTGCTGTACGCAGAGTCACCAGCCAGTTACGGGCCAAGCTCACGGGTCTTGTCCAGGCAAGTCGCCATCAGGCCTCACCACCCCGGCGACGGGGCAAAAGGCTCGATACCCGAGTCCTACACCGCCTGTCGGTAGAGGATGATCGGGTGTTTAGCACCAAGAGGAAAGATACTGCTGTCAATACAGCGGTCATGATCCTCGTTGATCGCTCCGGGTCGATGGGCAGCCACCAGATGGAGGTTGCCAAATCTTCGGCTCTGGCAGCGGCCTTGGCCCTGGAAGCCATCCCCGGCGTTACACCTGGGGTGGCAGCTTTCCCGGGTCCGTCAGGAGGGGTCATTCCTCTGACACGGCTTGGGCAAAGCCCGCGGCGCACCTCCAGCAACTTCGCTATCGGAAGCGGTGGCGGAACTCCCCTCGGGGAGGCGATGTGGTGGGCCGGCTATCAGCTCCTTTCTCGTCGTGAGACGAGAAAGATCCTGATTGTGGCCACAGACGGCGATCCCAACTGCCCCGCCGGCGTACACAAGGCGGTGGCAGAACTTGGGCAAGCCGGGATCGAGATGATGGGTCTTGGAATTTGCTACGGCAGAATTCAAAACTTCATCAAAAACTCGGCCACCATCCAGAATGTCGAAGAGATGCCCAAGGCTCTCTTCGACATGTTGCAAAAAACCCTACTCAACAGGGCGGCATAAGCCGCCCTTCTCTTAAGGGAGAACACAATGGCACAACTTGCCTCAATCTCTGCCGCCACGAGTGGCGGATGTAAATACTGCCGGACAAGTACCAAGCATCCGGCAGCATCTGCCTGCCCGGATAAAAACTGGGCAGATTGGCTAAGAGGCGTAAGGACTCTCTCGCACTACATGTTCGGGCGAGACCTAACAGCAAACATCCCTGAGTCAAAACTAAGAGAGCTTTACGACGAGGGGACCCTGATGACAACGGTCGTTGCCAGGGCGAAATCAGGAAATATCTAATCTCCCAAAAGCCGGGGGAAGCGTCTTGTTTTACAAGTCTTCCTCCGGGGAGACCTTTAAATAAGGCGTTTTTTCCGGCTTTTTCAACGGTTCCGGAGCTGCGCAACCGGGATAGGATGAAAACCGTAACCTAAAACATCCCGGGAACGCCCCGGAGGAGGAAGACATGGAAAAGCATGAATTCCCGGCCTACGCCGGAAAATACGTCAGAAAACGGCACGGCGGGATCGTGCCGTTCTCGGCAAAACCAATATTTGCGGCCATCAAGAAGGCCGTTATCGCCTGTGGCGGTAGCGACTTCGAGAAGGTTGCACGGTTGACCAGCAAGGTGGTCGAGGCGATGAACGATGAGTTCGCCGTCCGCACCGCCAGTCTCTCTGTCGAAGAATCGCGCAAAGCTATTCATTCGGTTGAAGAGATTCAGGACCTCGTGGTGAAGGCCTTGATCAAGGGTGGTCACGATGAGGTCGGCTTGGCTTATGTGAAATATCGCCTCAAGCGGGCGGAACTTCGCGAGGGGCAGGCTCTGGTCAAGGCCAGCGTCGAAAATATCTCGGCGTATGTCGGTGATGTGGATTGGCAGGTTAAGGAGAACGCCAATATGGGTTACTCCGTACAAGGCCTCAATATCCATATCGCCGAGGAGGCCACCAAGGCCTTCTGGCTGCATCAGTATTCCACGGATGTTAAGGACGCGCATGTGCGAGGCGATATGCACATGCACGACCTTGGATTCCTGGGAAACTACTGTTGCGGCTGGGATCTGAAGGCTCTGCTTCTCAAGGGCTTTAACGGCGTAGCCTACAAGGTCGCCGCCGGCCCGGCGAAGCATCTCGATACCGCGCTTCTGCAGCTTGTAAACTTCCTCTACACCATGCAGGGGGAGTCGGCAGGAGCGCAGGCCGTGTCGAACTTCGACACTCTGCTTGCCCCCTTTGTTCGGCATGATGGCCTCTCTTATAAGCAAGTAAAAAGGGCCATGCAGCAGTTCATCTTCAATATGAACGTGCCGACGCGGGTCGGTTTCCAGACCCCCTTTACCAACATTACCCTCGATCTTTTCTGCCCTAGCAATATGGCAGATGAGGCCGTGGTGGTCGGAGGGGAGCTGCAGGAAACCACCTACGGGCAATACCAGGAGGAAATGGACATGATCAACCGCGCATTTTGCGAGGTGATGATGGCCGGAGACTCCGAGGGGCGCATCTTCTCTTATCCCATCCCGACGTTTAACGTCTCAAAGGATTGGGACTGGAGCGCTCCCCAGCTTGAGTGGCCGTTTCAGATGGCCGCCAAGTTCGGTATTCCATATTTCAGCAATTTCATCAACTCGGATATGGACCCGGAAGATGCCCGCAGTATGTGCTGCAGGCTTCGGCTGGACAATACCGAGCTTTTGAAACGGGGCGGCGGCCTCTTTGGCGCCAACCCCCTGACCGGCAGCATCGGCGTAGTCACCCTCAACTTGCCTTTGGCAGCGTATGAGGCGGGCGACAAGGACGGGTTTCTGACCCGTATCGCCGAGCTGATCGATCTGGCCAGCGAATCGTTGGAGCTTAAGAGGAAGATCCTCGAGGGCTACTTCGACCAGGGCCTTTACCCATACAGCAAGGCTTACCTCGCTGACGTAAAGGCCCGCACCGGTCAGTACCTGGCCAATCACTTCAGCACGATCGGCCTGGTCGGAATGCACGAGGCTCTTTTGAACCTTGGCATCGAAGGGGGCATCACCTCGAAAGAAGGCCATACCTTCGCGGTGGAAACGCTCACGTTTATGCGTGAGAACATCCAGGCCAAGCAGATCGCCACCGGCAATCTGTACAACCTGGAGGCCACCCCGGCCGAGTCGACTTGTTACAGGTTGGCTAAAAAGGCTCTGAAGGTCGCTCCGAAGATCATCGTCTCCGGAGATGAAGAGCCGTATTTCACCAACAGCTCGCAGCTGCCGGTGGGATACACCGAGGACATCTTCGAAGCTCTTACGCTTCAGGATGATCTGCAGACTCAGTATACCGGCGGCACTGTGCTTCACGGTTTTCTGGGCGAGCAGATCGAGGATTGGAAAATGGCGATGATGCTGGTGAAAAAATCCTTCACCAACTTCAAGCTTCCCTACCTTTCCTTGACTCCGACCTTCAGTATCTGCTCCGAGCATGGCTATCTTGCCGGCGAGCACTTTGCGTGTCCGCACTGCGGCAAGGATGCCGAGGTCTGGAGCCGGGTCACCGGCTTCTACCGCCCGGTGCAGGCCTACAACCCCGGGAAGCAGCAGGAGTACCGGGACCGGTCAGAATATCAACTAAACGATAAGGATGAAGCGGTCAAAGCCGCCTGATCCCTTTAAACCAACCCGCCCTTGTCGGGCAGATCACGCATCTCCCGATAAGAGGGGCGTGGTCTACCCGGCAGGGACTTAACCTTAATGGAGGAAGTCATGGCAAAGCCGACATTCGCAATCGTTCTTCCCTGTGTTCGTGTTGGTGTAGGCAACCTTCTCGATGTTTGCGAAGGCAAGCAGCGCCCCGAGGTCTGGGGCATTTTCACCTTCGATAAACCCCGCAGAGCGGTTGCCGGTCCTGCCCAGGATCAGCCGACATATCAGGAAGCCGTCTCGGTGGCAAGCAAAATGGCCCAGGAGGTCATCACCTCCATCGAAGTCTTCCCGGTAGCCGATTTCTGGGCGATCCACCTGATCAACCAGCATGGCGAATCCATTTGGTTCGATGACAGATGGACCAGGGATGAAGCCGTAGAACAAGCCGCGGCTTACGGTCTTCCGGTTCATATCCGCGAAGGTCGCAGTCAGATTGCGGCATAGGAGAAGCAATGAAAAAGCTCCTCTTACGGCAATAGTCCCGCCGGAGAAAGATAGTGCTCCGGTTTTCTCGAACCTCAGACCCAGTATGGAGAGGCCATCCTGGGGCCTGAAAGGAGAAATCCATGTCGAAAACAAACCGCATCCACCTGGATGCCGACGAAGTAAGAAGGGAGGCCCGTGGTCGCTGGGAATCGATTCTCAGCTCTCTGGCTTCCGGCTTCGACCCGGCACTCCAGCGGGTCGGAAAACATGTAGATTGCCCCATGCCGAGTCACGGCGGCAAGAACGACTTCCGGTTTTTCAAGGATGTCGCCGAAACCGGTGGGGCCATTTGCTCCTGCGGAAAATGGGGTGACGGGTTTGCCCTGCTCATGGCTAAAAACGGCTGGAGCTTTCCCGATGCCCTGCAGGAAGTTGGCAGCTACCTTGGCTTGACCGACCAGAAAGAACGGGAGGAACGGGCCAAGCGGCGCAACGACCCCAGGGAGCAAGAAAGGCTTGCAAAAGAGCGAGCCGAAAAAGAAGCGAAACGCAAAAAAGACGATCAGACGCTTCGCAGGGGGCTCAATGAGGTCTGGAGCAACAGTGTTGCGATCGACCACCCCCAGGCAGAGCCAGCACGGCTCTATCTGGCACGCAGAGGCCTTAAGGTGCGAAATCTTCCCCAAACTTTGCGTTGCCACCCCTACCTTCCCTACTACGAGGAAGGTGAAAAAATCGGGGTATTCCCTGCACTGGTTGCCATGGTGCAGGCCCCCGACGGCGCACCTGTGACTCTTCACCGGATATATCTTACCGATGAAGGGTTTAAAGCGCCGGTTCCCTCTCCCAAAAAACTCATGGCCTATCCTTCGGATAGAACCTTGAGGGGCGCAGCTATCCGGCTGGGTCCACTTACCAAGGAGAGGACTCTTGGGGTCGCTGAGGGCATAGAAACCGCTCTTGCCGTCCAACAGGGGTCGGATGAGATGCCGGTGTGGGCAACCATCTCTGCATCAATTCTGGAAAATTTCGAACCTCCCAGTGAGGTTGTGCTTCTTTGCATCTGGGCTGACAAAGACCGGTCAGAGGCCGGCCAAAAGGCCGCAAAGGAACTCAAAAAGAAGGTAGGCATCCAGGCGGTTGGACTTCTGCCTGGAGAACCGATCCCAGAAAACAAGAAAAGCATCGACTGGCTCGATATCGTTGCCAAGTACGGTTTCTCTGGAATCTACAGCCTGAAATCAATCAAGCAATTGATCAAAAAGGCTGGATAAACACAAAGGGCGCCTTCGGGCGCCCTTTTCTTTTGGGGGAAATTAATGCTCTCTTGTCTCAGGCTGTCTCTTGTTTTTTTGTCGTTGTTCTCCGGGTGGGGTCTAACCTTTGGGCTCTCACTGCTCCTCGTTTGGGCCCTCTGGAAATATGGGGCCACATTTATCTTGGATGGGTTGAGTTTCTTCGATATCCACGCATCACTAAATGCTCCTCCGCAGTTAAACGAGATGCTGCTTGCAGGAGGTGCTGCAGCAATCCTTCTTGTGTTTCTGCAATATTTTATATTTTCTATTTCGCCTTTGAAATACCGACTCAAAAAAATCTTTCCGGGAACAAATCTTAAAAAAGTCGATAAAGAATCCGTGCTCGCCAAACACTGGCAAAACATCTGCACTATGCTCAACATTGAACCACCTCCCCTTTTTATTGCCGAAACCCATACCCTTAATGCCTTCGCTTATGAAGCCGGATGGAAAAAAGCGGTTATCGTCTCAGCAGGACTGATTAATCACTTCCACATTGCCGAAATTCTGTGGGTCTTAAGCCATGAAGCGGCGCACATAAAATATAAAGACGCAAAAGCCTTGACGTTGATGACCTCTGGCTCTCGGTCCATTATTTTCGGATGTCGTATTCGAAACTTTATTCTATCTCTTATTGCCCGATCGCTTTCTTTCCTGCGTTTTGTGCCTGGCTCAAAGTTAATCATCCTTATTCTTATCTTCCCTCTGAATCTGATATCTATCCTCTCCTCCTTTACCCTTAAAACATCACTTTTTATCTTCAACGTCCTCGATTCGATGATCTCCCGACGAATGGAGTTGCGCTGCGATAAGGTCGCAGCCGAGACTGTCGGTTATGAACCCGCCATAAGCGCTTTGCATAAATTGAATCAAAAAAAGCCACCTCTTCTTGGGCTAAACACACACCCTTGCACCAAGAGAAGAATACGTCTTCTGGAAAAACACAAAAAAAGCCCGGCAATTTAGCCGGGCATTACAAAGAAGAAGGGCCTTCTGGTGGAGCGGCGCTCCACTGAAGATGGTGTGCGTGTTTTGGATGGCTGGCAGTATAGATGAGAAAAAGGGCTTCCGTACTGCCGAAAAGGGCCTTTTTACTGTCGAATTTAAAGAAAAACGGAATTCTCGTGGATTCTAAAAGTTAATTTGTGACAAAATCCTTTTCAAATAAAACCATAAGGTAGAAATATAAATTAAAACTCTTGACAAAAAATAAAAATGAATGTAGCCTTAGCTAAAAACAAAAGGAGAACGATATGAAAAAAATCAAAATTCTACTGGCCCTCATTCCCGCGCTTGCAGTATGCGCATGTTCCACCACCTACCCTCCGGCCCCTATCGGAGACTCAATTATCTGGTCGACTCACGATGAGCGCCCTGGATGGAGCGTTGAAGCTCCGGATATCGATGAAGGCGATGAGTACGTTTTCGTCGGACAGTCCTTGTATCATTCCACTGAGCGCGGTGCGCGAGTCAACGCTGAAGCCAACGCAGCCCAACAGGCTGCACTCTTTCTCTCCCGCCACGTCGAAGGACAGTACGCAGAGTCCACAACCGGTGGCGGCACCGAATCAGGAATTCAGGATCCCAATGTTTCCATCGATGGAGTTTTGAAGATAAGTACCGATCAGGTTCTGAACAAGATGCAGGTCGATGAGTGGTATCTGGAGAACTGGCGAAAGGGCCCTGACACGCTTTGGAAAGCTTTTGTCCGGGTAAAAATCCCTAAAGACCGCTTCTAAGAGGCAAAAATCATGATGGCTCCAACACACGCACTCACCGGTATTGCCGCCTATCTTGCTCTGGCCCAGGCATTCCCCCAGGTCTTGGCGGTCAACGCGGTCACAATTGCGGCAGCAACCTTGGGCAGCGTGGCCCCGGATATTGACGAACCCCGCAGCTGGATCGGAAAGCGTCTGATGTTTTTATCGGTGCCGTTGCTCTTTATCGCACGGCATCGCGGTTTTACGCACTCTCTTCTTGCTGCGGCTCTTGGTTCCGTTGGAGTTTTCTGGCTTTTCCATCCTCAATACGGGCTCACGTGGGTTCTTGCCTTTTTTGTCGGATTTGTGGCTCATCTTTTCGGGGATTGGAACACTAACTCCGGGGTCCCTCTTTTGTGGCCCTGCGAGAAAAGATACAGGGCTCCGTGGGCCTTTGCGACCGGCGGTTTTTTTGAAACAATTTTTCTTCTGGTACTCTCTGTCCTGATTTTTCTTGCCGGAAAACAGTGGGCCGCCGATTTCTTGAGAGATTTCAAGATATGAAATTCTTCAATCTGCAAAAACTGGTTTTCTGTCTTTTGATCCTGCTTGCCACCTCCGGCGGATGCTCGGTTCCGTTAGGCCTGAAATCGCCTCCGGAATGGATCAAATCTCCTCTGGTAGAAACCCCCGAGGGTCTGGTTGTCGTGGGTGTAAGCTATCCCAGTAGCGACGAGCGAAGCGCACGCGATGGCGCACTGCTCCATGCACTGCAGCAGACATTGCGCTTTGCGGGGATGCACATTGACACCTACACCCGGATCGTTGCGACAGAACGAATGTCCGACCAGGACCATCAGGCGCAAAACGAAACCATCGAGAAAACAGCCATTGCGACTCAAGGGTTTATCGAGCGCATCGAACAACAGGACTGGGCCCTGATTCCTGCCGACGAAAGCAGCAGGATTGCTTACGTCAAAGTATTTGTTCCGTCCCGGGAAATCGATAGGTTGAAAAACGAGAGAAAAAGGCTGCAGGACCAGGCTTACGCACCCTACAAAAAGGTTCGAAGAGCATTTTCCGACGCTATTGCGCAGCACGATGTTGCGCGGGCACTGACCCTTGCACGGCAGGTTTGCACAGCCTACGAGCAGATGATTGCTGCCTGGCCGGGAGAGAATCTCCCCGAAAACAGGCCCATTCTTGAGGGGTTGTACCAGCAGGTGCTGATTGATGTTAGCTTCGAACTGAAAAGCAAGCAGATAAAAGTTCCGGACAAGAGAACGAATTCGGAAGTCGCTGTTTCAATTTTGCATCAGGGACAGCCGACTGTCCCCGGAGTTGATATCTCGCTGGAGCTGCCATCGGGGAAAAAAGTGGCTTGTCGAAGCAAAGATAAGTCTGTGGCCTTCTGCAACATTGCTCCTGC
The genomic region above belongs to Geoalkalibacter subterraneus and contains:
- a CDS encoding ribonucleoside triphosphate reductase, which gives rise to MEKHEFPAYAGKYVRKRHGGIVPFSAKPIFAAIKKAVIACGGSDFEKVARLTSKVVEAMNDEFAVRTASLSVEESRKAIHSVEEIQDLVVKALIKGGHDEVGLAYVKYRLKRAELREGQALVKASVENISAYVGDVDWQVKENANMGYSVQGLNIHIAEEATKAFWLHQYSTDVKDAHVRGDMHMHDLGFLGNYCCGWDLKALLLKGFNGVAYKVAAGPAKHLDTALLQLVNFLYTMQGESAGAQAVSNFDTLLAPFVRHDGLSYKQVKRAMQQFIFNMNVPTRVGFQTPFTNITLDLFCPSNMADEAVVVGGELQETTYGQYQEEMDMINRAFCEVMMAGDSEGRIFSYPIPTFNVSKDWDWSAPQLEWPFQMAAKFGIPYFSNFINSDMDPEDARSMCCRLRLDNTELLKRGGGLFGANPLTGSIGVVTLNLPLAAYEAGDKDGFLTRIAELIDLASESLELKRKILEGYFDQGLYPYSKAYLADVKARTGQYLANHFSTIGLVGMHEALLNLGIEGGITSKEGHTFAVETLTFMRENIQAKQIATGNLYNLEATPAESTCYRLAKKALKVAPKIIVSGDEEPYFTNSSQLPVGYTEDIFEALTLQDDLQTQYTGGTVLHGFLGEQIEDWKMAMMLVKKSFTNFKLPYLSLTPTFSICSEHGYLAGEHFACPHCGKDAEVWSRVTGFYRPVQAYNPGKQQEYRDRSEYQLNDKDEAVKAA
- a CDS encoding DUF7146 domain-containing protein; translated protein: MSKTNRIHLDADEVRREARGRWESILSSLASGFDPALQRVGKHVDCPMPSHGGKNDFRFFKDVAETGGAICSCGKWGDGFALLMAKNGWSFPDALQEVGSYLGLTDQKEREERAKRRNDPREQERLAKERAEKEAKRKKDDQTLRRGLNEVWSNSVAIDHPQAEPARLYLARRGLKVRNLPQTLRCHPYLPYYEEGEKIGVFPALVAMVQAPDGAPVTLHRIYLTDEGFKAPVPSPKKLMAYPSDRTLRGAAIRLGPLTKERTLGVAEGIETALAVQQGSDEMPVWATISASILENFEPPSEVVLLCIWADKDRSEAGQKAAKELKKKVGIQAVGLLPGEPIPENKKSIDWLDIVAKYGFSGIYSLKSIKQLIKKAG
- a CDS encoding M48 family metallopeptidase, with the translated sequence MSFFDIHASLNAPPQLNEMLLAGGAAAILLVFLQYFIFSISPLKYRLKKIFPGTNLKKVDKESVLAKHWQNICTMLNIEPPPLFIAETHTLNAFAYEAGWKKAVIVSAGLINHFHIAEILWVLSHEAAHIKYKDAKALTLMTSGSRSIIFGCRIRNFILSLIARSLSFLRFVPGSKLIILILIFPLNLISILSSFTLKTSLFIFNVLDSMISRRMELRCDKVAAETVGYEPAISALHKLNQKKPPLLGLNTHPCTKRRIRLLEKHKKSPAI
- a CDS encoding cobaltochelatase CobT-related protein; protein product: MKAKNLMKTFPYVAKALGEKSGIKVAVGPGPAATNGIDHINIPILPEDDEGALILGRRWLDHEIGHIRNSDMDAVNGKLKPGSFSFAVWNCVEDPRSDALMGATFPGSKINLREGIEYMIQKGIARRLPESGEIHTGECFLTWILNRLQVNRLGNDFCRPILEEAQEAMEEIFQPHLMAELEKMADEAETIETTEDGVELTLKIVSTLEKWLDDPPEPPENPDPSDEGEDGDSDENDQDQSGDCSGDNSDDGDDSQSQGSGSGNSDQEGGDDSDDGDGSGGQNGGFDQDVDDQDSGSGSGSDQDDDPKDGDSSKDGDSSKDGDSSKDGDSDDQDGDDDGQDDASDKDQGDDGDANNSQSQSNGNDNGRGAGHGGGKELIQALQQILETPEEICNRFDQGKQLQQELDELAEDIDPWDNRHVCMPEEDDPWQGPVDVSAVRRVTSQLRAKLTGLVQASRHQASPPRRRGKRLDTRVLHRLSVEDDRVFSTKRKDTAVNTAVMILVDRSGSMGSHQMEVAKSSALAAALALEAIPGVTPGVAAFPGPSGGVIPLTRLGQSPRRTSSNFAIGSGGGTPLGEAMWWAGYQLLSRRETRKILIVATDGDPNCPAGVHKAVAELGQAGIEMMGLGICYGRIQNFIKNSATIQNVEEMPKALFDMLQKTLLNRAA
- a CDS encoding metal-dependent hydrolase — translated: MMAPTHALTGIAAYLALAQAFPQVLAVNAVTIAAATLGSVAPDIDEPRSWIGKRLMFLSVPLLFIARHRGFTHSLLAAALGSVGVFWLFHPQYGLTWVLAFFVGFVAHLFGDWNTNSGVPLLWPCEKRYRAPWAFATGGFFETIFLLVLSVLIFLAGKQWAADFLRDFKI